The Capricornis sumatraensis isolate serow.1 chromosome 20, serow.2, whole genome shotgun sequence genome contains the following window.
CCTGGCCTCCAGAAACCCTGATCCAGAGATGTATCAGTGCCAGAGTGGACCCACCCCCACCAGAGGTAACCATGAAAACAGGTACTGAGCTGGCTCACCTGGCTCCATCAACCACTCCATCATCCTGTGGCAGCTTTGTCTCTTGCCTTCACCATTTAACCTACTCAAGTCACTTCCAATTTTAAAAGTATCCCTACCTGGGCCCACCTCCTCAGCTCCCTCTATATCAGTGGAGGCTCTTCTAGAAGGAATTAAGATGCTGCCTCAGAACCCCAGTTTCTTGGTTTTCTATCTGGGTAGATCTTGTGTCCATATGGTTTtcactcccctggggaagggaggtgagggaggaagggagagaaagctgGCCCCTCCCACTCCACCTACAGCTGCTGGGAAATAGATATGGAATGGGTCTCACCTCATTTGGCAAATGCTAAGATCCTGAGTGGAATGGGGGGCTGTTCTGATAGAGAATTGCACCCCCTCCTTTCGCTACTGTGTAGAgatctctgccccctccccaagtAGTCCACCTCCCTCTCATCTTTCTTCTTGCTTCTCTCCTAATTTTAATAAGCCTTGTACCCGTTTTGGAGATCAGCTCATGATTCTCAAACACATCCTTCAGCTGACTTTCTCACTCCAGGGCTCCTTTAAGTAAGCAACATCTACAGcctgaaaggggcttcccaggtggctcagtagtaaagaatccgcctgccaatgcaggagacacaggtttgatccctgggtcaggaggattccctggagaaggaaatggcaacccattccggtattcttgcctggaaaagcccatggacagaggagcctggtgggctacagtccatggggtcgcaagagttggatacgacttagcgactaaataacagcaacagcCTGAAAGACAGAATGCTGACTGGTGGGGCCCAGACCCCTCCCGCTTCAGAGGTGAGTCTTGGAAGAGAAGCCACGTTGTGAAGGATGGTTCCTGGACTGTTCCTCTCACCCTTGTGCTTCCCCAAATGTCCCATGGGGTTGGCAGGAGTCCCAAAGGACTCCTGGGCTGCCTCACCCAGGAAGTTATGGGAGCTTATTTGCAAAGAGTCTTTGATGTAATTAAGTCAAGGATCTTGACGTGAAATCATCCTTGATTTAGGGTtagccctaaatccaatgacaggAATCTTCACAAGagacagggaggaagagaaggccatgggaagatggaggcagaggctggggacATGTGGCCAACAAGCCAAGGGATGCCTGAGGCCACAGAAGCTGAAGAGGCAAGAAAGCGTCCTCCCCTAGAGCCTGTGGAGGGAGGGAGATCTGTGAACACCCTCATTTCAGATCTCTGACCTCCACAACTCGTGTAGTTGTgggtttttgtggggtttttttggtttgttttggccgccctgcagcatgtgggatcttagttccccaaccagggactgaacctgcgtcccctgcactagAAGCACAGAGCCTTCatccctggaccactagggaagtccctaaactcCTGTTGCTTTAAGCTAccgagtttgtggtaatttgttatggcagtcctGAAAACTGATAACAAAGGTAAGACCCAACTGGTAGCTAAGCTAAGCCCAGTGGGATGGAGGTGGGACTtggggattggaggcaggagggtaACGCTGCGTGAACGGGGGCTGCTGGACCAGAGCCCCATGAGAGGAGGGCAAGAGCACAGAGATCTACAGATCTGACGGACACGGGGATGTGGTCATCTAATCCAGGGCAGTCCCCTGAGTGACGCCACTGAAGAAGACGGTGGGAAGGCAGCAAAGGCCTGGGACTCTGAGGACAGGTAACCAGAGGGCTGAGGCTGCAAAGACAGGCCAGACTAGCCACTGGCAGGACCCAATTTTCCACCAGAAGAGGGAGTGGTAGGGCACTACtggaagaccctgcacagccattCCAGTGGGTTGTGCCCTAGACCAAAGGAAGGGGGTGGCGGTTGGTTCTGTTGGTAAATCCCATTTGAGTGTCTTGGGGGAAGAGACCATGGATCAGGTTAAGGGGAAAGATATAATATTTGACCGATCAACTGTAAGCCAAGATCCCCTGTGTTTTCCCCTCAAAGAGAGGAGTGGTGCCCAGAGAGCCCGCCTTAGAAGGTGAGGGAGGCAGAAGTGCATTGAACGACCCTGCATTCCCTCACAATGGCTGGTGCCACCTGACAACGGGAAGGAGGCATTCTGATGTCAAGAATGAGCGTCCCAGGGAAATATAATACTGATCACCATAAACGGGGGGCTGGCAGGTTGATCTGGCTCAAGTCCGGTTCCAGGTCTTCTGCCAGAGGAGTGAGCCTGCTGTCCTGCTGGCTGGGCCCGGGGCTGGCGCGGTTTGGAGTGGGTGGGAGGGGTGAGCACTGGACTGCACCACCTGAGTCAGAGGCCGGAGAGGCCGCGTTGTAACGCTGCACCTGCCGGCCACTGGTCACAGTAGGAAAGTATCACGGGTCAGCAGCAGGGTGACCTAAGCCAAGTTCCATCCATCCACACCCTGGTGGTTTCCCCTGGGCCAGCACAGGCAAGGGTAACGCAGGGAGAAGGCCACATCAGGGCACACAAGGCCGCGCCCAAGTTCAGGCTTCAGCAAGCTCCTACTTCTTGGGTGAGGACGCTGCCTGGGACGTGGACGCGGCCCTGGGGGTGGACGGCGGGTCCCCGGCGCGCAGCTGGGTGCGCACCTCTCGCATCTCCGCCTGCAGCTCCTCCAGGGCGCCCGGCGACGGCGCCGCCTGCACCTGCGCCTGCAGGGCCTCGAGGGCCAGCGCCAGGTGGCCCACCTCGGCCCGCATCGCGTCCCAGGCGGCGCGCTGCTCCTCCTCCTTGCGCCGCTGCTGCGCCTGGTGGCGCCAGTACTCCAGCACCAGGCAGCTGCCGCCCACGATGAAGATGGTGGCCTCGCCCAGCAGCTCAGCGCCCAGCTCGGCGGCCGCCTCCTCGTTCAGCGGCTTAATGACCGCGCCCCGGAAGCCCATGATGCGCATCTTGGTCCGCATCTCCACCCAGTGGTACACTGCGGGGGAAGAGAGGGGTCAGGTTGTGCACTCAGGGCCCCCTGCCACCCCCGTCCCTCCACGCCTCGGTGTCCAGGTCAGAGAACTGGGGACACAGCAGCCAAAATCACCAGGGAGGTGCTTTAAAGAAGGCCCTGCCCCTGGCCTGGTCTGAGGAACGCCAAGTTACCCCTATTGGGGTGACCCTGAGGGCATCCTTTAAATTTCCCAGAAGATTCTGGCAAGGGGCCAGGAATGAGAAACTGTGCTCCAGAGGGGAGGTTCTGAGACTGGGGACCAAGCTCCTGGAAGGTCACTAGGAGCTTCCAGGGCTCAAAGTCCCAGGAGGTGTAAAGAAAAAGTCAACTGCTGAGAGCTTAACTCCTGCTTGTCCCTCAAGCCACCTCCCTGGGTACCATCACCCCGCCCACTTGAGAGAGGCAGAACCCTTTCTTTCCAGATCTTCCCCAAATGCAGCTGCGGCGCTGGAGTTGTGGGGGGGCACCTCCAGGATCCAAAGAAAGGGCAGCTGAAATGTGGGAATGGACGCTAAGCGACTGTGAGCAGAGGGTACCCAAGCCTCTGCAAGTCTGGCTCCCAGCCTAGATCTTCATCGACTCTGAAGATGGAGCTCCCCACAATAAGGTTCTGGGCACATATCCTGGAAGAAGCTCAGAGCTGACTGATGCTGCCGGAACAAAAAACTTCCTGGCCTAGCTGTTTCTTTGTGAAGGAAGATTCTCAGTGTTTGAGTCTTAGAAACCAAGGCAGAGTCGATGCTGAACCCCGACTCACTCATATGACAGTTACCATTCATCCAAGGACACTTGGGATTATTGGGTGTGATGCCGTTTTCTGGCTCATCTGGAGATTCATTTTCCTTCCtctcattttacttttaatgtttAATAACTACCCAGAAAATGTAGAacacataaaatgttttaattaattgTGAActaataattttagtttttggaccaataattttaaatgcaattcaaaccagaagaaaatattttaacatttagaaCCTTACACAGGAAATTAAACAGATTCAAATTTGAATTTCTGTACATATTTTGGTTGCTGATACATCATTCATTAGACAGAATTCTTCGGGGAATGAAACTGTAAGTATAATTTCAAGGACAGAAAGGGACAACATAAAATTTGACTGTAAAAGAGgaacttgctctttttttttttccttataaactgGGCAACGGCAGGCACCAAATCACAAGAGGATGTGGATTTCGGTAATCCACAAAGAATCCTTCAAAGAAAGGATGCTCCAGGTGTTTGAAAATGTTGTATTCCTAACGCAACAGAAATGATATCTTTTGTATTTCCTATTGGTCCCCAGCCACACCACAAGAGACGAGCACCTCGCCTTTCCCTGACCCCTCTGCTCCCCATTCCTACAAGGggtttgtaatatttattttattcttatatttacACTCTTCTCACCATCCCCCTCGGCTCCCAACCTGGCCGAGGAGGAAGCCAGCAACCCCTCTTCCCCTCTCCACTTCGCACCCCGCAATCTCCTTAGGCCagaccattctttctcaagatcaagGTTTAACACACTGGCTGTTCAGGGGCTATCGTACAGTCCCTTGCACTCTGTACATCAGACaagtcagaaaaatgaaaataaatggcaTACACAAGGCAACAATCATGGAGACACTGTTCGGTGTGACGTGACTATGCTAGAAAGGAGCCCCTGTGATGGGCTGTGTGAGGGCGGGGACCGCCTGGCAGAGGGGTCTGGATGCCTTGATGCGTCCTCAGGATCAAGGTCAGCCAGCTTCTCTACTCTTACTCCATGGAGCACATGTCAGTTTGCTCTCAACTGGACGATGATTTTCTAGGATGACTTGACTTTCTCTTGCATGACAGTTCTCAAACTGCATATCTCATCCCATAAGTGGGTCATGAGGTCAGTGTGGCTGCACaaactattattaaaaatataagcaagaaCGTAATCTTTAGGGAACTGGTGACTGACCCTGGTCAGGTATGATGATAACCACTTGCATGACCTGTGTCGCAATAGGAGGTCCTGATAAGGAATGAGGTACTGCCTCCAAATACTAACCTGGAGAATTCAGAAGGGACCAAAGGAGAGAGGATACGCCCGCCCGCAGCGTGTCCTGTAAAATTAGCCCAGAATTCAGGAGGAGCCCAAGGAGGAgggtgagtgctaagtcacttcagtcatgtgtgaccctttgcagccccatggactgtagcctgctagactcctctgtacatgggattctccaggcaagaatgctacagggagttgccgtgccctcctccagggattcccaacccagggactgaatccgagTTGCTtacgcctcctgcattagcaggcaggttctttaccactagcgccacctgggaagccagtggaggagggaggagatgatATACCCTGCCAACCTCTCAGAAGCTCTCACGCTGGAATTCACCTTGGCTAAGTGATGCACGAACCACCAGGGAGGagcctgagtcagaatgattggtcaGAGGCCACCGggaaactaaccccatcaccataaaacctgagacctcgagccacgtggcagagcagtcctcctgggttcccttacccttctgatctccacccaggtgcccctaCCCAATgttttgctttgtcagcacgtgtgtctcctccGACAACGCATTTCCAGGTGTTAGAAAAGAGCACACTCTTGGGCTCTGGAAGGGGTACCCCTTCCTGCAACATAACAGAAAATATTAGATGGACTTGGAGGCATTACCCAAGTTGGTCAAAGACAGATACCCGATGatctcatttacatgtggaactaaaacaacagcagcaaaaaacCAAGCTCATcgatataacaacaacaaaaaagaagacaaaacatCCAAGCCAATCTCATGTACTCATGGCAAGGACTGTTTCACAAAACTGTTATTCTTGTTTTGTGTGGGACTATATGACTGTGTGTGCGACTGGAACATGGGCAAAAGGCTGAAAGCCACTGTCCTAGACTTTGGTTGGAATCCCCAAATCTACAGATCATGTTTAGGACAGTGACATCTTCCCAACACTGAGCCTTTCAATCCACGTGTATGGTCTCTCTCTCCACTTAGCTTCACATTCTTTCTGCCAGCCTTGTActtctctaattttatttattcctagGTACTAATAGTTTTGCCATTATTATTCATGGTATTTTAAACTCCATTTTCCATTTGGCTGGGCTGGTACACAGTGATGATACAGTTGAGTTATGTAAATAACTTTCTCTCCAGTGAGCCCCCCccatccattctttttttccctttttagtgAAATATTACTTACACAAAGTATACAAATGTTAACTGTAGAGCTagataagttttttttaatctttattttgtactggggtatagctgattaacaatgttgtgatgatttcaggtgaacagtgaagggactcagccatacatatacatgtacctgTTCTCCCCCAAGAGCTGGATAATTCTGTAATATGTAAGCACCACCTAGATCAAGATCTAGGACATTCCCACACTCCAAACGGCTCCCACCCTCAAGCTTTCTTCCAGCCGGTTCTCCTAAAATCACTATTCTGACCTCTTAGGATAGATGACAGTTCCCTTAAATCCTATTCTGTCTTCCTCGTGATAGATCACTCTTTCTGTTCTGACTTCTTTCGTTCAACAATATGTGAGATCCATGGTGTTGCCATGCGTTCAGCTCATCCACTGTGTTGACGGAACAGTTCATTCACCCACACCCCACGGATGGACACTCAGAGAGCCTACAGTAGGAAGCTTTCCCAGGAATGAAACTGCTGAATCACAGGGCATTGCACAACCCAGACAATCCCAACACACATCTTAATGAAGTATTTTGTTGTTAGGGGCAAGCTGACCCTAAAATTCACAGGAAATGCAGATGTTCTaagaatagaaaattttaaagaagatcAAAGTTTGAAGATTTACACAATCAGATTTCAAGACTAACTACAAAGCTAAAGTAATTAAGACAAGACAGTACTGGTACAAGGACAGACAAATCGAGAACTGGGAAAGAACACACTGTCCAAAACTAGGCCCCCACATATTTGACTGCTTTTCACATGCTAGACCAACCTTGTAGtcttggaataaatcccactaGGTTTTAACGTATTATCTTTCTTATACAGTGCTGGATTCTACTTGCTAACATTTTTGTTCAGGATATCTGAATCCATGTTTAGAAGGATCTTGgcctaaaatttttctttcttataatgaCCTTGTTAGGTTGTGGTTATCAGTATCTCATTCAACTCATAAAATGAATAAGGAAGTGTTCCACATTCTCTATTATTTAGAAGAGTTTGGGTAATGACcttgtttctttcttaaatgtttggaaGAAGTTATCACTGAAGCCATCTGGGCTTGTGATTTTCTTTAAGGGGAAGGTTTTAAATTGTAGATTCAATGTCTCTAACAGATATAGGGCTATTCagagtttctattttttcttgtgtCAACATTGTTAATTGTGTTTTTCAAGGAAACTGTCCATTTCCTCTACATTGCCAAATTTTGAGGCTATAGTTGATCATGATATACTCTTGTCATCCTAGAGTTAGGATCTGAATTTATCTTTCATCCCTTTTAATGGAAATTTGTGTCTTTCCCCTTGAGTAGTATTAACCTTTTCAAAGGAACAAGTtttgactttgttgatttttctctatcAAATGTCTGCTAACTCCTAGTTGTTCTTCAAGGTGCGTCTCAGGTGTTTCTTTTCAGGACTAAGACCCCTCTGGGCATCCTCAGCTCCTGGGGCTCCTACATCCCAGCCCTGATCAATCCTGGGTATCACTGGTGACAGACCTGTCTCCCTCACTGGGTCACAAGTTCCGCAAGGGCTGGGCGCAGGCCCATTCTGCTAGCCCTTCCATCTCACACCTGAGTTCACCTCTGCCCGGGGTACCAGCCCCGCACTCCTCTTTTCCCACTGTGCCCAATTCACTTTTTAGGTCTCAGCTGGAGTAACTCTTCTTCCTAGAGGGAGACACCTCTCTGATAGCTTGGCTGCATCAAACACATCCTCTAGGCTCCCAAAGCTCCCCAGGCttcccttatcagttcagttcagtcgctcagtcgtgcccgactctttgcagccccatgaattgcagcacgccaggcctccatcaccaactcccggagctcaccagacccatgtccattgagtcagtgatgccatccaaccatctcatactctgtcgtccccttctcctcctgcccccaatccct
Protein-coding sequences here:
- the LOC138097078 gene encoding optic atrophy 3 protein-like yields the protein MVVGAFPMAKLLYLGIRQVSKPLANRIKEAARRSEFFKTYICLPPAQLYHWVEMRTKMRIMGFRGAVIKPLNEEAAAELGAELLGEATIFIVGGSCLVLEYWRHQAQQRRKEEEQRAAWDAMRAEVGHLALALEALQAQVQAAPSPGALEELQAEMREVRTQLRAGDPPSTPRAASTSQAASSPKK